Genomic segment of Arachis stenosperma cultivar V10309 chromosome 4, arast.V10309.gnm1.PFL2, whole genome shotgun sequence:
CAAACTCTCGAGAGTCCATGAAGAGTGTTGCCCAGTAAAATCCGCTTTGAAGGACCCTGGTAGTTGTTTGCTCTCCTCCAAAATGTCCTCTATATTCAGAGCCATGACAATGCCAAAGAATCTGTTGGATTTCTTCCTCGGAGACACAACGTTGGATTATACCATCTgagcatctcttaaagagataaggttcgtcccacaagtagtacttaaCATCATGCAGAAGTTTACGCACTTGTTGTCTGTTGTACTCCTTCGGAATGAACTTCAtggctttatagtttgcaatgtctgcaaaccatggtgctCTTTGGATTGCAAATAGCTGCTCATCGGGAAAAGTCTCGAATACCTCAGTAATGGGTAGGGGCATCCCTGCTTTAGGTTTAATTCGGGATAAATGATCTGCCACCTGATTTTTTGATCCCTTTCTGTCTCTGATCTCCAGTCAAATTCTTGAAGAAGTAGTACCCATCTGATGAGCCttggttttgaatcctgctcgGTTAGGAGGtacttgagagcagcatgatcagtataaacaaTAATCTTGAAACCAATTAGATAAGATCTGAACTTATCAATTGCGTAGACAACTGCTAGTAGTTCTTTCTCGATTATGGTGTAGTTCGTTTGAGCATCATTTAACATgcgactagcataataaatgacatgtagAAGCTTGTCATGTCGCTTCCCCCAGAACTGCTCCTATGGTAaaatcactggcatcacacatcagctCTAATGACAGGGCCCAGTTGGGTGCAGAAATGATAGGTGCGGCGACAAGCTTTACCTTTAAAGTTTCGAAGGCATGCAGGCAACCCTCATAAAAAACGAAAGGTGTGTCTGCAACTAGAAGATTACACAGGGGTTTTGTAATTTTGGAAAATTCTTTGATAAACCTCTTGTATAAACCTGCATGTCCCAAGAAACTTTGGAtagccttaacattagcaggtagTGGTAAGTTTTTTAATTACTTCCACCTTATCTTGATCGACTTCTATTCCCTTGTGTGAAATCCTATGCCCAAGAATAATTCCTTCAGTTACCataaaatggcatttttcctagtttaaaaccaggtttgTTTCTTGGCATCGCTTCAGTACCAgggctagatggttaaggcaaaggaatcactaaaaatagagaagtcatccatgaatacCTCAAAGAATTTTTCCACTATATatgagaaaatggagagcataaATCGTTGAAAGTTTGTTGGTGCATTGCAGAGGCCAAACTGCATCCTCTTATAGGCAAACACTCCATAtaggcatgtgaatgctgtctttTCTTGGTGCTGAGggtccactgcaatttgattgtAGTCCGAGTACCCATTTAAGAAACAGTAGAATGCATGGTCAGCTAGTCTCTCCAGCATCTGATCTATGAAGGCTAAGGGAAAGTGATCCTTTCTTGTGGCGTTGTTAAGCCTCCTATAATCGATGCACATACGCCATCCTATGACAGTTCTTGTAGGGATCAGCTCATTCCTTTCATTGTGGACCACTGTCATCCCACCTTTCTTGGTTACCACTTGTACAGGGCTTACCTAGGGACTATCTAAAATGGGGTATATGATTCCAGCCTCCCATAGTTTGTAACCTCTTTCTGGACCACTTccttcatagctggattcagtcGCCTCTGCGGTAGCACAACGGGTTTAGCGTCATCTTCAAGTCTGATTTTGTACATGCATCAAGTTGGACCGATTCCCTTTAAGTCACTTATGGTCCATCCGATAGCTGTCTTGTGGGCCATGAGTACTTGAATTAACGCCTTTTCTTCCTGCTGGTCTAGGGCAAAGCTGATGATTACTAGATATGTGTCACCATCTCctaaaaatatgtatttcaaTGATGGTGGCAAAGGCTTGAGCTCGAGTTTAGGAGGTCCATCTTTCACTCCGGAGGTGGTTAGCGTCTCCTCCTACTCTTCTGATGCATGGCATCTTCAAGAATGTTATCCAACTCTTCCTACTCGAGTTCAAGCATGGCATCTTCAAGAATGTTATCCAACTCCTCCTCAAGTCTGTCAATCTCACGTACCTCTTCAACCAGAGGTTCTATggcatcaatcctcatgcattCTTCTGGGGATCAGGGTGTTGCATGGCCTTGACAACTTTGAGTATGAATTCATCCTTACCAACTCTTAGTGTTACTACCCCTTTTTGAACGTCAATGATGGTTTTCCCTATAGCCAGAAAAGGTCTTTCAAGAATAATGAAAGCATTCCTATTCTCTTCTATATCTAGGATCACAAAGTTTGTTGGAAATGTAAAGGGTCCAACCCTAACAATCACATCCTCAACCACCCCTGATGGGACCTTAACAGAGCCATCAGCCAACTGAAGATAGATGCGGGTAGGCTTGACTTCTTGGATCCAGAGTTTCTACATTAGTGATGATAGCAtgaagttgatgcttgctccaagatcataGATGGATGTCTTTATGCAAGTGTCTCCAAGGGTGCATGGTATCACAAAACTCCCAGGGTCCTGTAGTTTCTCTGGGAGGTTTCTCTTGATAATCGCACTACATTCTTTGGTGAGGAGAATTGTCTCTGCCTCCCTCCAATCCCTTTTGTGGCTTAATATGTCCTTCATAAACATGGCATAGGATGGTATCTTTTCAAGGGCTTCAGGAAACGGGATCTTGATCTCAAGTGTTTTGAGGATGTCTAAAAACctggcaaattgcttatcctttTCTGCCTTatggagtttctgaggatatggTAGCCTGGCATTGTACTCAAGAATCTTGAGTGGGGCAGAGTAACTATCCCTGGTGACTAAAAGAGGGTTGTCAGCCTGCCTAGGTGGCAGGTGTTCTGAACTGATGTGTACATTGCCTCCCCTTCTAAGCGTTGAACACCCCTACTACCCCCttctgggcattgaacgcccttACTACTTCCTTttgggcattgaatgccagcAGTAGTAGTCTGGGGTGCTGTGCATTCTTCTTCTAGTGTAATATTGCATTGAGATAGAGTAGTCAATGTTCTGCCACTCTGTATCTCAATTGCCTGGCATTCTTCAACTACTTGCTTGGTTTTTGCTTGGTGTATTTCTGCTTTCAAACTCTGGAGGGACGTTTGGGTCTCCTGGACTATGATGTACTGGTTCTTTGTGAAATCCTGAATGCTCTCTAACTATCTTGTCAGAAGCTTCATCCGCTCAGCCATTGCTTTATTCTGAGCTAGGAGTATGTCTGTGGCAGATTCCTCCTTGGGTTCCCTTCTTGCCTTGGGTTTTTCTACTATGTATAAGTGTTGATTATTGGCTATTTTTTCAATGAGCTCCTGAGCTTCCTCGGGTGTTTTCAACATGTGTAAGGAGCCACATACAGAATGATCTAGGGACATTTGGGCTATATCAAGGAGTCCGTCATAAAAGATATCCAGCTCGACCCAATGGGTGAACAACTCAACAAGGCATTTTTGGAGCATTGACCTGTATCTCCCCTAGGCATCGTAGAGAGACTCGCCTTCCTCTTGTTCGAAGGCTTGAATATCCTTCCTTAGTTTAGTTAACTTCCATGGGGGGAAGTATTTGTTCATGAACTTATCGGCTAGCTTACTCCAGGTGTTTAGGCTCTTCTTAGGTTGATCTCCCAACCAAACCTTGGTCTAATCTTTCACAACAAACGGGAAGAGTAGCAGCCTGTAAACATTAGAATCCACTCCATCGAACCACACCatgtcacagatttgtaagaTGTCAGAAATAAATTTAATGGGGTCTTCTTGAGGGTGTCCATGGAACTGACAATTTTTCTGCACAAATGTGATTAATTTCGAGTTGAGTTCAAAATTATCCGTTCCTATGGGAGGCACACTAATGCTCCTTCCataaaagtcgggagtaggAGCTGTGCATGACCCCAAGGTTCTTTTGACCTGTGGACCTCCATCGAGATCCATAATGGTTCTAGTGTTCCTGAATAGACAAGAAACAGAGAAAAGTGGAGGTCTTTATGCCACAGCCTAGAGAGCttttgatgagcagatattttataggctttttggcatcattttcatatagttttcattgtgttttgtttaagtttaatcatgttttcataggttttagtgaaaaattcacatttttgtaTTCTACTTTGAGTTCGTGTGTTTTAtggtaatttcaggtattttctggctgaaattgaggagtttgagcaaaagtctgattcagagacagagaaaggactacagatgccaTCAAGATCTGACCTCCGTGCACTCGAAGGAGATTTTCTGGAgcttgatgattg
This window contains:
- the LOC130974886 gene encoding uncharacterized protein LOC130974886, which gives rise to MRRNGCWRNQRTRTQKARPCHERPTRRPQADNPLLVTRDSYSAPLKILEYNARLPYPQKLHKAEKDKQFARFLDILKTLEIKIPFPEALEKIPSYAMFMKDILSHKRDWREAETILLTKECSAIIKRNLPEKLQDPGSFKLWIQEVKPTRIYLQLADGSVKVPSGVVEDVIVRVGPFTFPTNFVILDIEENRNAFIILERPFLAIGKTIIDVQKGVVTLRVGKDEFILKVVKAMQHPDPQKNA